A stretch of Ananas comosus cultivar F153 unplaced genomic scaffold, ASM154086v1, whole genome shotgun sequence DNA encodes these proteins:
- the LOC109704310 gene encoding craniofacial development protein 1-like isoform X1: MSTERDKGTPDGITQEAKNTPDLMEQFEEYEAKARVEDFWKKMNSGLPAKTPKFPMNKPSSTVKRKASKKTPEWMIALGLAPRKASNGEEILKKRPDCAQNGTSEEAKKLAAAALAAVRDATFASTAGKGKVEITEVRDFAGQEIEVKKLVDADSKEAAEKAQSAGVAPTALDAILEQIKKKQKLTVLDKTKKDWGEFKEDNKGMEEELDAYKKSSNQYLDKVSFLQRADLREFERERDARLASQAKRRTDMRED; this comes from the exons ATGA GTACTGAACGGGACAAAGGTACTCCTGATGGAATTACTCAAGAGGCTAAAAATACTCCTGATTTAATGGAACAGTTTGAGGAGTATG AAGCTAAAGCACGAGTAGAGGAtttttggaagaaaatgaaTAGTGGGTTGCCTGCCAAGACGCCAAAGTTTCCAATGAATAAGCCCAGTTCAACAGTGAAACGAAAAGCAAGTAAAAAAACCCCT GAATGGATGATTGCACTCGGCCTTGCACCAAGGAAAGCATCAAACGGTGAGGAAATTCTTAAAAAAAGGCCAGATTGTGCACAAAATGGAACAAGTGAGGAAGCTAAAAAACTTGCAGCTGCCGCTCTTGCTGCGGTTAGGGATGCCACATTTGCTTCTACTGCTGGAAAGGGGAAAGTTGAA ATAACCGAGGTCCGAGACTTTGCGGGTCAGGAGATCGAAGTGAAGAAGCTCGTAGACGCGGACTCGAAGGAGGCAGCCGAGAAGGCCCAGTCTGCAGGGGTCGCACCCACTGCCTTAGATGCGATTTTAGAACAGATAAAGAAGAAACAGAAGCTGACTGTTCTCgacaaaaccaaaaaagacTGGGGGGAGTTTAAAGAAGATAATAAAGGGATGGAAGAGGAGTTGGATGCTTACAAGAAGAGCTCAAACCAGTACTTAGACAAGGTTTCGTTCTTGCAGAGGGCCGATCTACGAGAATTCGAGCGCGAGAGAGATGCGCGATTAGCGTCACAGGCGAAGCGACGGACGGATATGAGGGAGGACTGA
- the LOC109704310 gene encoding craniofacial development protein 1-like isoform X2, with protein MNSGLPAKTPKFPMNKPSSTVKRKASKKTPEWMIALGLAPRKASNGEEILKKRPDCAQNGTSEEAKKLAAAALAAVRDATFASTAGKGKVEITEVRDFAGQEIEVKKLVDADSKEAAEKAQSAGVAPTALDAILEQIKKKQKLTVLDKTKKDWGEFKEDNKGMEEELDAYKKSSNQYLDKVSFLQRADLREFERERDARLASQAKRRTDMRED; from the exons atgaaTAGTGGGTTGCCTGCCAAGACGCCAAAGTTTCCAATGAATAAGCCCAGTTCAACAGTGAAACGAAAAGCAAGTAAAAAAACCCCT GAATGGATGATTGCACTCGGCCTTGCACCAAGGAAAGCATCAAACGGTGAGGAAATTCTTAAAAAAAGGCCAGATTGTGCACAAAATGGAACAAGTGAGGAAGCTAAAAAACTTGCAGCTGCCGCTCTTGCTGCGGTTAGGGATGCCACATTTGCTTCTACTGCTGGAAAGGGGAAAGTTGAA ATAACCGAGGTCCGAGACTTTGCGGGTCAGGAGATCGAAGTGAAGAAGCTCGTAGACGCGGACTCGAAGGAGGCAGCCGAGAAGGCCCAGTCTGCAGGGGTCGCACCCACTGCCTTAGATGCGATTTTAGAACAGATAAAGAAGAAACAGAAGCTGACTGTTCTCgacaaaaccaaaaaagacTGGGGGGAGTTTAAAGAAGATAATAAAGGGATGGAAGAGGAGTTGGATGCTTACAAGAAGAGCTCAAACCAGTACTTAGACAAGGTTTCGTTCTTGCAGAGGGCCGATCTACGAGAATTCGAGCGCGAGAGAGATGCGCGATTAGCGTCACAGGCGAAGCGACGGACGGATATGAGGGAGGACTGA